The following is a genomic window from Paralichthys olivaceus isolate ysfri-2021 chromosome 3, ASM2471397v2, whole genome shotgun sequence.
CCTGGACACTATCTATAAgttattaaaatgttgaaaaaaagcaTCATGGGTTTATTTGCCCAGTCTGAGCACTAAATGTTCAGCCAagtgagtggaaaaaaaaccaaTTTATAATCCTATGTTTGATAAACACAATGGAAATCAAGAAAACAATGCTGGCAGACATCCCTGCCTTGTTTCAAGTaagataacatctgtaattgaGTTTGCACATTTAGATCCAcacatattcaaacattttcagacacTTACGCTCAGGCTGCTCTGGGATGGCCATTCGCAGCCACTCCAGGTTGACGCTGTACTGGCTGCTGACGCTTGAGGTCCGACTCCCGAAGGGATGGAGGGGGATGGTGCCCATGACCAGTGGCAGCTCCAGACACAGCTTTGACGTTCCAGGAACATCGACACAAACCTGTTAGGAAGGAAACGTAGAGAACTGTTGGATCCAGCCATGTGCACAGCAAAAGGGAACACAGTGTTGACAGCCACTGTTGACTAGGCTCACCTTGAGCATGTACTCCACTTTGATGATGCGGCACTGCAGGATGGAGGGCCCCACAGGAGGGATTTTGATGGCGCGTCCGTGCCAAGTTTCCCGGCACCTGGCACCCACAATGTCGCCAGACAATGTGGCCACCACCGAGTGCTTCTGTTTCTTCGTGCCGCGGGCGATGAACGATTGTGTCTGAGTGATGTAGGCTTTGGGCACAATTGATCTGGAGGTAGAGTTGTCGAACTCCGCGAAGACGGGTATCACCTCACCTGCACGGAGGAGAAATAAAATTAGAATTTggagattttgttttcatctggcCAACAAAAAGGGTGCCATTTGAGATGCTGGACTCTTACCTGGTGTGTAGCCTTTGCGGTCGATCTTTGCCGTCACTGACACCTGTCCAAAGTTACGATACCATGCCCGGGCCATCTTATCCTTGGTTCCAGCCTGTGGCGCCTGAGAAATGATGAGACCCAATGAGCAAGTGCCTCAGAACGCCCAGAAAACAATGAGGGGTGTAAAGACACATTGATGAACAGTGAGGGGTGAGATGCTCACCAGTAGGGCTGGTGTGTTGATGTCAATTGGCTCAATGACAGTGAACTCCTTCTTGATCTTCTTGACAGCTGCCCATGGCCTGTGAAGCTTCACTTTGACCCAGTAACGGATGCTGCCATGTTTCCCTTCAAAGGAGGTGACCAGCGTCTCCTCTGGCAGCTGGAAGCTAAATGGAAATTCATGTCTGCCAGCGGGAAGGACGGTTACTTCACCATTATCTGTGGGGGAGAGGagataacaaagaaaaaacatttatcaattTTTATTCTAGGACTACAGGACTTCAACCCTGTGATGATCAGCCTCTTGCTGTTATAAAGAAATTCAGGACAATGAAATAAAGTTTCTTAATCTGTACTTATCTGATTCTGTATAAAGATATTCATACTGTGTAAAAGAGGAAGTAAATGCCTGGAGGTAAAGTCCAGATAAAACTTTTGTGCACAAAGGGAACAAACTTTCTTAAAAGAGTGCTATTCTTTGGAAATCGATATAAATCAAGCCGACTCGGTGGGAGAGTATGAATAGATCATTTAAGCATGACTTTTGCTGAAAGAGAAacctctcttcctttctttgcAATCACATGGAGTCTCTAAAGGGGCGGTTCTTGCTTCATTGTGCTGAGGGAGAACATGTTTTTCCTCAAGCTGTACTACAGCCCGTCtccactgctgtttttttctccctctcttgctgCACAGGTCCAGAAACACGTGTTTGCGTTTAACAGACTCAGTGTGTTTTGTCCCTCTGTGAGCCGCAAGCTCCAATTTGACTCAAAATACAATACTGTCACCGTCAAATCCTCTTAATGGGTCAAGTGGGttgttggggaaaaaaaagattttcaggCACACCTCCAAAACTTATTCATACACCACAGACAAAACCAagacaaattattttgtgtgtatttgaattaCTTTTTGCATGCAGATTGTCAAAGAAGATAACAAAGcaggaaaaactaaaataaaatggcCCGAGTCCTGGGTGTGAGTTTCCTGTATgcactgcaaaaccaaaacaacacagcacCCAATGAATGAAGACAGAAACCTGAAGTGTCGCTGGAGAAAAACAACCCAGGATTTTCTTTGACTGAGGAAACGTCTGATATCAGGACTTTTCCATTCaacagatgttttcacagtAACAGAGCCGTGTGCAGACAGCTGCTGGAGCACGGTTTAGGTTTCTTCCTGAACACTGAGGTTTTTTATACTTGCATATCAAGGAGTGATCAACAACTAAACCTCTCATATGGCAGAAGAAAATAACCAAGAGGACCAAAGCAAAAATGGTCATGTCAATGACTGACTTCTGAATTCTTCGAGCAAGTtttcaacaagaaaaaaaacagcccttGAAATAcctaataaaaccagtttgactTCTGTTTCATTCACTGAGAATTGGTGAACTTTCTCCAGAGGATTATAAATCATCTCATAAACAGCCACTTACTTTAACTCCAACACTGAACCATGAAAACAACACTATCCCCAGTTAGCAGACAAACAACTAGTCAGTGTCAAATAAAACACTTCCACTATTGTTCCACTGGCTTTAATGAGAGAACTTGTTTTTTATGTGTCCCCTCCAGAGTACGTCCCCCGTCCCAGCACCGTGGACTGACCTGCCTGCAGCAGCACCTCTCTGCGGTTCAGGTACTCCACCTCGTCGCTGTAGTTCTGCGTGTAGGCGGTGCTGGAGCCCGCGGACCGGGACTCGGTCCAGTGCACTTTGGCGAAGCCCTCGGCGTGGAGCTTCAGCGAGTCCAGCTGGCTCTCCCTGGACAGCTCCAGCAACACCCGGCCCGACACTACGTCCCCGCTGCTGAACACCGGGGGACAGTCCAGTTCCGGGGAATCGAACACGATGTCCAACTTTCTCAACTTGTCGAAAATcattgttgtttggtttgttttgtcctcAGAGAagtttcttcacctcttcttcctcagtgAGTTAAAGGCTCCAGGTGCGCTCACTTCTCCTGGTAAAGTTTGGAGTGCTGCGCTCTGCGAGGTCCGCAGCCCTATTTGCAGCACGCCGAAGTGGGCGGGGCTTTGTGAATTTATTATGTAAGGCCTCAGGAGAGGTTCGAGGGCTGGGAGATGCTGCGTTCAGGCGCTCTGCTGCGGCACGGACTTTTCAGCTGTCCGGGTGTAAACAAGACTCAAGTGGCTGCATTCAGCTGCTTTATTAGGCCCAAATGAGTGAGCAACAACCCTTATCAGGAAAGGTTTCAGGAGGAGTGACGTGTAAATGTCTTGATTCGCTCTAAAagacagtttttgccattcactcactcacacacacatccatgcactGCATTTGCCTTGATTTTCTTAAAATTGTTGCCCCACTGCTTGTTTAGATGTAACAAATAGAGAATATggatttcttctccttctcccatTTTTCTGGTAAAAGTGTAATTATCTTTTACAAATCAATCGAACGTTGCCATCACAGCCTCCACAGATAATTTAGGGTTTAGTACCTTGTCTGAGGACAAATTGCCACTCAGAACAGGGAGAGTGGGATCAAACCATCAACCATCTGGTTATTTGAAACTACTCCtagtttgtggtttttttttttggtatttatatttaaagcaTCATTATACAAAGTACAAAAACTTCCATCAGTCCACTTCCACTCATTTACCAATCAAACTTGGATTATCATCTTTACAGGTTACCCTCTCTAAAGGATGGCAGCAATTACAGGAACCCAGAACATGTCTCGACAAATGCTGTGCGCAATACCCCCTCATGAGGTTAGCTTAATTAAAAGTGAAACCATAATAGAAATGAAACTAAAAGCACACAGAAGTGTCACAAAATACCATGTCCCTTGTGACTCCTGTTCAGCTGATAATGGCATCGTTACAACTTACACACGTAAAATCCCTACTTCCTCTACATTGTTCACCATCTGAGCTGAGCCGCTTAGGCACAGCTCTTCTCACAGCGCCTATATTTCCAGACTGAGTGAGAACGCACCATAATAAACATGGAGACTGGGTGTGGagggagcagagaagaaaacaggcAGGGCTGATGATGATTGATGGTTACAGGTTCTTAGAAGAAAACAGGCCAGCTGAGCATGCCTCAGTCTGGCAGAGTTCCTCCCTGCACAGCTCAGAGGAAAATAGTTTCACTCTAGACCAAAGCTGTTTACTCCAAGTCTTGTGCATTGCTTTGAGTCTGCTGTTACACCGCCTGGGCTGCCACACacatggaaaacacacagcTATGCACAAAAGCATGCAATGGATGTCACCAGATCCCCTGCTAAAAAACAACTACACTATCTTCAGAAATAAAGGGATAAAAGTGACTGAGTGTACAGAAATAAAAGCCCCTATTTCAAGAAAACTTTTACAACTGGATCATATGCATGAATCATTGCTCCCATGCAGTCTTTTAAAAACCTTAAATTAATCTCTAACGCTTCCTTACTATTCGATCAATCTGTAAACTAGACACTCATCTCTAAGTTGGGTCACTCTCTTCATTCGGGTCAAAAGCGTTGCACAAATCAATTGTGgtctgagaaaaacaaagttgtttACTCCTTTGTTCACAGGGATGAGGAGTTAGCTATCCACTGCCACCAGCTGGAGGTGTGGAGACAGTGTTGCACAGCTGCAAGACTACCAGGATGCTGTTACagcacgtgtgtgtgaatgtgggggAAAGTTGAAAAAAGACAATTAGATGAAGCTCACTGGATATGACATACTAGAGACTCTACTGACTGTATACAATAGTATATGCGTATCTGCATATAATAGCAGAAAGTGCAAAGTGCCTctattgaaaatgtattaaagctCCGGTCTTGAGTAAAAATACAGCTTGGCACGCCACCTGGTGGTGACTGGGAGCAGCACCTCACCCTGCCGAGGCCCCCGTTCTCTGATAAGATGAGAACATCTGGTGCCCTGCGCTGAATGATGGGCCTGATAAACACCCCCACTTTGCAATTGCCATGATCAACCTAATCATGgctgaaaacatgttttgccACTGCTGCAGACTAAAGTAAACATACATGAGTTCCACAGTGTTTACCAGAGGAGCTGCAAAGTACACAATatgtaaaacaaatattaacCCACTTTGAAGAAGATTCCTCATTAATCTGACAAGTGTGAGATGTGGAAAACAATAATTcattcacagtaaaaaaaagagtaaattgTGTCACAACATTGTAAAATGAATGGACATCAGCAGCTGAGCTGGCAGCATGGTGGGGGAGGGCGGAGCCTGAGGggagccatgttttttttttcctggttgCCACAGCAACATGGGCTGCATTTCTAAAATTTGATTTTTAGTGCACATATCATCGTGTGATGCTTTATAAGGGTGGTAGGCATAGATATGGATCTAATACCATAGGATGTGTGTGACTTTATACAGAAATCCTGGTATGTATTTATCTATATTAtatgatgatatgatgataGTTATAAAATGTTCATCACCAGTAATTTGTCAAACAAAAATACcaagaattttcttttttttgcatttttattcaatttatgTGTTTACTATTCCGAATTTATAATGTTATCATTAAATGAGACAGACAACACTATGTTAACagtgtgaaaaaacattttaactgatGTAACTGGTATTTGTCTGGaattttcagtattttaaagCCTGAACAATGATTAGAAAATGATGAATAAtcaacaaatgaaatgtgtggACTTAAGTACAGCATGTCAGTTAATAGGTGATGTGTTACTGCAGTCTTGGTGTATGATTTAGTCTGAATGTACAAAAGTTCCCCAGTGCACCTTTGACCACCGTGCATACTTGATACGGCTGTAAATGACCAGGGAACAATAAACTGTCCCAAAGgacatttagatttaactaCTTTGAAAGTAGATTGGCTGCTTGTAAGTTTGCAAAAGCAACAACAATCAGTCTCTCCACCCGCTGTTGATTCATATTGACCAGTCTGACCTGACTGAAGAGACAAGCTCTATGTACTGTTTACAGAGAATATACTTAAATATTAACCACCATCTTCTATTTACTCAGCCACTTTGGCCAATATTCTCTGCCCCTGTTCTGAAGCTGCCTGCTGTCTGGGAATTTCACACTTTACAGGGTTACACCCTAAACACAGCACACAGTAAAAAACTAGTTGTAATTTGCATTTGATTGCAGGAATCATGTGATCTGGCAAACACATCATGAGCCAGAGTTGACGTCTCTCCCGCGTTTCCATGCAACACATTAGGACAAGCTGACTTTCTTTTGAAAACTGGAGCAACTACAAGAAACTGAATTTACCAGCTGGCACATGACAGAGCATCAGCCTTTTCCTTTACTATATATAAGTTTTACTATACTAGGATATTGTACAAAAATATGGTAGTGATCACAAGAAAGTACAGGAATGACAACAATGTCAGCACACAAATGTCCCTCCTTATAAAGAAGCGAAGGTGCTCTTCTGCATTTTTAAATAGCCATGTTTATTTTTAGTCTTCTTTGGCCTAGTGTTACACAAGTCAGTGTATCCCAGCTGAACCTGTAGACTGGCCCCATTTGACCCTGCTCgctgaaaacacatcattacaATGTCATCAACAACCTTTTATTTGCCATACAAAGATATTTGAACTATTTAAATGTTACATCAATGCACATTTCACTCTGCAGGATGGATGTGTGGTCACTTGCAAAAAGTAACCACATAAGATGCAGCTATAACACAGAGTAAACTGCATATTAGCCGTTCAGAGGACTAAACCCCTCTGCAGCTTTCACCACTGACCTCGGATCAGATGCTGCCTCTTTCTGAAGTAGGTGATCTTGGAGGTGTAGTCGCTATAGACGGTGTTCATGCAAAGGTTCTCCAGCCAGTGTGCAGTGGCCACCCCTCGGCCCTGCACCTTCATAGAGTGCACTCTGGTGTTCCTGCAGAGCTCCAGCACCACATGGCCCGACACCACCTCCCCGACGGTGAACGCTACATTGGCCGGACGATCCAGCTCCAGCTTGAAAGAATCAATGGGGCTCACCATTATTCCTGGAAAGAAGACAAGAAGACGATCAAACATCTGCGAATACGTGTTAGGATTGTACAGAGCTAATAGAACATAACGCAAAGGGCCACACACTTTCTCGTCATTTGTTTATGGCCTCCGTGGACCCCAGGGGACCCAAAACATACTAATGATGCATTTGAACTCCTTTATTTACGTTGTGCACTTGCCATTGAACCAAAACTTTATTGAACATATTCTTAGGTGTAAACTGTTCCTCGTGGGACCTTAAGGGTGGGGTCGGGGAGGGGGTTCTGCTCGGGTGGGCCCCTGACATGTTAGGACCAGCCCTGCCAGTACATGCAACTGGTTGCTTCTTTCCCAgcatgttttataaatgtggaTTAACATGTAATAATATAATGCTCCACTTTCTGTGTTCACACACAATACTTACAGGAAcacatataattattattatcatgatgtCATGATTCCTAAACAAATTCGAGCTGCGCATTGATGCACACCTAAGGTCAAATAACAGTCAACAACACGTCAATGAGACAGTAATCGTGCCCGAATCCTCCACCGGGAAAAGTAGTTCTGCTGCACCACTTACTGTTGATTGTTTTCTgtgaacattattattattattattattattatatcgtttacatgttttcatcatgaaCGTGTTTAAcgtacatttttatttacgACAGAGCGCAGGCTTTaaccaataataataaccaaTAATGTAAATAGCTGTCGTGAGCCATGAGTTATTAAAAAGTCTCTGAACTCACCTGAAGCAGCGAAGTGGATTCACGAAGTTCACTGcgcaaataaaatcaaacctgTGTCCACACTGCGACGATGTTTCATGGAAACCAGCGCCTTTACAAACCGTGGCGGGTTTAAAACACAGTCTGGAAATAAAGAGCGCTCGTTTAAACGTTTAACGTTAGACAAAGctactgtctgtgtgtcacacCAATGATAAAGAATACATGCGGGCCCGCCCACcttagaggaggaggagaagggggaggaagaggaggaggaggagggggaagaagaggagagggaggagggaggagggagaggaggaggaagaggagaccgAGGAAGtaggaggacgaagaggagaatgaggaggaaggaggaagaagaggatgaagaggaggaaggaggaaaaagaggtggatgaggaggaaggaggaagaagacgaggaagaggaggaagaaggaaaaagaggaggatgaggaagaggaggaggatgaggaagaggaggaggaggaggaagaagacgaggaaggaggaagaagaggaggaggagaaagaagaggagaaagagcagtaggagaaagaggaggaggaggaaggaggaggacgaagagaaggaagaggaggaacgaggaagaagaggaggagaaggatgaacgagaggagaaagagcaggaggagaaaagggaggaggagaaagaggaggaggaaaaggatgagaaggaggaggaggaggaagaagagaaggaagaggaggaacgaggaagaagaggagaaggaggaaggagaggagaaagagcaggaggagaaaagggagaaggagaaagaggagaaggaggaaaaggatgagaaagaggaggaggaggacggaggaggaagaagaggcacAATAACAAGGTGATTCACAGCAGCACCTTTCAGAATGAGGTTTTTATTGTGTACTGGTGGATCTCGAGGAGCAGAACCTCATTCAGATATAAAGACTCAtgctcacatattctaccattactgacaaaaactcctcaattcatttgtcattgctgctcccttcatctctgacATGTTCTCGTGTATAAAGACTtattttacaaactgtttcttctaatcttTGAGGTTTCTGcgtttttttccctgttaataGTTTTTCCTCACGCTGTCGCACTGAGAGAGTCAGGCACATTCaggaaactgatatctatgGGTTTGTGCAACTTGTTTGAATTTAGGtgaaggtatgtgctctactgaaggccattctagttttttgtTTATTAGCCTTTGTCTAACCAGGTTAGTCCCACTGAGACCAAAGAGATGTTGCAAAAGTGAGACCTGGCCGAGAATAGCAGCGACACAGTTTCATCAATGaaagtaacaaacacacacacacagatcaataATATTAAAACTGGATCATATAAAACACTTGATCACAGACAACATGGACTCAAGAGATTTGACCACATTCAGCATCACCAGGTTTCTATGGTGCTGAATACTCAGccagtattttttctttaaagaccATACAATTAATAATATTAAGTGCACAATTCATCCTTATTTACCTGATCATTTAAAAGCAATCTACATGAATGAGTGAGCAGGTAGCAGGTCCTGCTCAAGGGCATATTTATAAATTACAACTGTGACCTTTCCAGTTTTAATAATTCTGTTGTAGACATTTGAGCATAATCAGTGTAAAACATGTCAGCAAAATGAACTACTGATTTCTCAATTAATCGGTAAACTCCTGTaaaagctttttagacttgacTGCCAACAAGTAAAATAAGATAAGTACTCTTCAGTTTATTCTGGAGATTAATTTACAACCATGTACCATGTGCTTTCATTGTGTCTGATTTGTGTGTTCTCGTAGAAGTACTCATTTGTACCCTAACATGAAAAATACCTGCTAAACTTCTTGTCCTTCCTGGTTAATTAAAGGATAAACTTGAATGACtcttaattttaaaatatatttaaatgccCTAACTTGCAACATGTTAATGGTTCTTCCTTGGCTCATACCCCacccttccactaagtttcaagaaaatccgCTCCGTAGTTTTGTGTAACTCTGCCCGAACGgatggtggaggtaatgaaatTAAAGCTGTACACATGGACTTGAATCTGAACTTTGGTCAGTGAAAGTTCCAGCTCGTACCTGGACTGCTGCTGTCTGACTGTGTTTATGAACTCCACTTTCAGTTTACTTACATCAGCTCGCCTGCCAACTTCTTTTATCAGCAGAACCTGCATCTCAGGGTCATGGCTGTGTTATTGCTACAACATAGATTGTTTTTACAGAGTTTTGTAAAGTTTAGTCAATCGTGCTTGAAGGAGGGAATGAGGATGAGGATCCCTCTGTGCTAACCCTCTTCCTAGCAGTTCAGCATTGACAGTGTAAACAGGGTGGAAGTAGGACAGTGGAGTTGGAGACATGCACACCCAAAAAAGTCATCTCACAACACAGTCTCAGGCTTCGCAGAGGTTAGTGCCCTTCCagttttcatatatattttactcaCTTACTCATAGAGGGGTCTAAAATCCAAATGCCCTGCAACCAGCCTCACGAAAAAGCAAAATGTATCCAATACTGCACAATAATGAAGATTTCATGGCGAGAAAAcaatatatttgaaaataaaattcagaACAGCTCCCTTTTGAACTCTTAGCCTCTGTAGCATCAATTAATGTCTGGACACAGTCTCAGCAGCATTTTCAGAAAAACGACAAAAAAAACGGAAataaaaaatttgatttgatttgtttttatatcttccGTCAGGAGCAAGAACACAGGAGCCAGTCACCAAATTCTGATTGTCAGTCACTTCACGacacaatgagagagaaagtggctGCGGCCTGGCTGCTGCACGATCAGAGGTTTGGAGGTGTAGTCTTCACTGTGGGTGGTGCTGAAGCGTGGCGCAGCAAGTGGAAACCTGATGTTACTCTATTTGATTATCAGATAACAATTGTATCattaatatgtaaatatttctGTGCGAAAAGACAAAAATAGACAGTACAATGATATGATTACCACTATGACAACTATTACATCTCTGATGCGAATGCAACTGTTACAGAGAGCGGAGGATTAAATATGTTTgagtttattttgtcatctctcacctgctgcagtgacagacaAGGTGTCTGTTTACAGGCCCTCAGAGGGAGAAAGTCAGCCTGGGTGGTGCTGAGGGTTGGCACAGGTTCTACCAAACAGATTACACACATTCAATATCTACATGTATCTCCCTGTATACACACAACAGGGCTAATCGCGCAATCGTCACATCACCTGGCCCACTCAGTATGTTGCTATGGAGCTGGATGGCTGGTCGGGCCGGTTCTCCCTCCTTTTTGCCGTAGTGATGTTTTGCTGTGGTTGTGTAGTACAGGCCTGATGTAAGAGCTGGGCTGAACTGTACGTTGCTTTTGGTCATCAGGTCAGACCCAGGCACATACACTAGACGCTCTGCAGGGGGCGGCTTGAAAGAGTAACTCAGTCAGCATGATCAgaaataacataacatatatacatactgccgtaccatagactgtatataaaggacAACAAATGACTCCCCTaaagtgaagtcaaagtgtCTTGGtggtcccctggtggctggttgcagtacaggtcataaattgtgcctcttccatgttagcagctgggacatgggccaaacaaaaaatgtaaaatacacgTCAAAGGTGTTAGCACTCATTTTTcaggtaagtttggttttattatctaatgctataaaaatggtTGACTTGAGAAAGGACAGACATATATAATGATGGGACCTTGATGTCATGGCTGCCTCCCCGATAACAACTGGGCAGACAGAATGCCATGATCGGCACAAGATGGCATCATATCCATGGTATATTATGGCttgatttctggatagtgggagggaGTGGAAATGCATCCTCCATCTTTAGATACAGTCTATGTGGCACACCAACTAAAATCTGAAGTGAAAAATGTTCACTTTATGATTTATACATTATTTAccagcacaaaaacaaattaaacagacAAATCTGTTGTCTCACATCAGTGAAAGAGACTCTGTTAGTGGTGACCGacattctctctctgttgcGAATCGTATCAGTGTCTCCCCTCGGTAAGGAactggagtttttgtttttccttgtcAGCACAACTGGAGCAcctgagaaaataaagactaTTTTCATCTGTAATACTGGGTCGTCTTGGTCTGATTGGTTCTAGATACAAGTAAGATAAAAGGAAATCAAGGTCATCCAGGTGAAACCCTGCAAGAAACTGGATTTCTGAGAAGTGTCACCATGAAGGGAATATATGTAAATGTACAGCTCAAATACAAGCAGTGCAAAAGAAACACGAGGTCATTGTTTAATGATGATTTTACATTCCTGGAGGCCCGGAGCAGCTATTTATTTTAGTCATGGCTCGACAGTTTAATGGGTCATTAAGCATCAAAGCTGGACCTTTAGTAAGACCTGCAGAAAACACTCACCCAGCTTGTGATAGCAATAAGCTTCTTTGGAAGTAGACGACCAAGAGGTCTTTGAAAAATTTCCAAGGTGGAGCTTCACACTCTCTTTGACCACTCCTGGCCTGTATCAAAAACACAGATAGTGCTTTTAGTGCATTTGCATGGGGATACATTTAACAGC
Proteins encoded in this region:
- the arrdc2 gene encoding arrestin domain-containing protein 2 — encoded protein: MIFDKLRKLDIVFDSPELDCPPVFSSGDVVSGRVLLELSRESQLDSLKLHAEGFAKVHWTESRSAGSSTAYTQNYSDEVEYLNRREVLLQADNGEVTVLPAGRHEFPFSFQLPEETLVTSFEGKHGSIRYWVKVKLHRPWAAVKKIKKEFTVIEPIDINTPALLAPQAGTKDKMARAWYRNFGQVSVTAKIDRKGYTPGEVIPVFAEFDNSTSRSIVPKAYITQTQSFIARGTKKQKHSVVATLSGDIVGARCRETWHGRAIKIPPVGPSILQCRIIKVEYMLKVCVDVPGTSKLCLELPLVMGTIPLHPFGSRTSSVSSQYSVNLEWLRMAIPEQPEPPPDYSSVVTEEEAEHCNNNTVVSELADDLSGILERPLMAFVQEFRFRPPPVYCEIDPNPQPINMRPRCMTC